Proteins found in one Pectobacterium atrosepticum genomic segment:
- a CDS encoding mannose-6-phosphate isomerase: MQKMLNCVQHYAWGSKHTLSELYSIDNPKNLPMAELWMGAHPKSSSAIIDEKGDTRSLREVIAEDVTAHLGATIAQRFGELPFLFKVLCAEQPLSIQVHPSKSAAEQGFAKENAAGIALDAAERNYKDANHKPELVYALTPFQAMNGFRELSEIVHLLEPVASAHPSIAAFLQQPDAKNLAMLFTNLLSMDGEQKSRALGVLKAALNSQNDEPWATIRAITQYYSDDSGLFSPLLLNVITLQPGEAMFLFAQTPHAYLKGVALEVMANSDNVLRAGLTPKYIDIPELLENVVFEGKPANQLLTTPQRQGNELSFPIPVDDFAFSLHELSQSPQTLRQDSAAIVFCVDGHAVLQKNEQRLSLRPGESCFISASESPITVEGQGRLARVFNR; this comes from the coding sequence ATGCAAAAAATGCTCAATTGCGTCCAGCACTATGCCTGGGGCAGCAAACACACGTTAAGTGAGCTTTATAGCATTGATAACCCTAAAAATTTACCGATGGCGGAACTGTGGATGGGTGCCCATCCTAAAAGCAGTTCGGCGATTATTGATGAAAAAGGCGACACCCGCAGCCTGCGTGAGGTGATTGCCGAAGACGTGACAGCTCATCTTGGCGCAACGATCGCGCAACGTTTTGGCGAATTACCCTTTTTGTTTAAAGTATTGTGTGCAGAACAGCCACTTTCTATTCAGGTTCATCCAAGTAAATCAGCGGCAGAACAAGGCTTTGCGAAAGAAAATGCCGCCGGTATCGCGCTGGATGCAGCCGAAAGAAACTACAAAGATGCCAATCACAAACCGGAATTGGTCTACGCGTTAACGCCCTTTCAGGCCATGAACGGGTTTAGAGAATTATCTGAAATTGTGCACCTGCTAGAGCCAGTTGCCAGCGCACACCCGTCAATCGCCGCGTTTTTACAACAGCCCGATGCGAAGAACCTCGCCATGCTGTTCACTAATCTGTTGAGTATGGACGGTGAGCAAAAATCCCGTGCACTCGGCGTATTGAAGGCTGCGCTAAACAGTCAGAATGACGAGCCGTGGGCCACTATTCGCGCGATTACACAATACTATTCCGATGACAGCGGGTTGTTTTCCCCACTGCTGCTGAATGTCATTACGCTTCAACCCGGCGAAGCCATGTTCTTGTTTGCTCAAACGCCGCATGCCTATCTAAAAGGCGTGGCATTAGAAGTCATGGCGAACTCGGATAACGTGCTGCGTGCGGGGTTAACGCCGAAATACATTGATATTCCAGAGCTGCTGGAAAATGTCGTGTTTGAAGGCAAACCCGCAAACCAGTTGCTGACTACGCCACAGCGACAGGGTAATGAACTAAGCTTCCCCATTCCTGTTGATGATTTTGCTTTTTCACTGCACGAACTGAGCCAGAGCCCACAAACGCTCCGCCAAGACAGTGCTGCCATTGTATTTTGCGTCGACGGCCATGCCGTCTTGCAAAAAAATGAGCAGCGGCTCTCGCTACGTCCGGGAGAATCCTGCTTTATTTCCGCCAGTGAGTCACCGATAACGGTTGAGGGACAGGGGCGTCTCGCTCGCGTATTTAACCGATAA
- the fumC gene encoding class II fumarate hydratase → MSTMRSEKDSMGPIDVPAEHLWGAQTQRSLEHFRISEEKMPRTLIYALAQTKRAAARVNMDLSLLSADRGNAIIQAADEVLSGKHAGEFPLAIWQTGSGTQSNMNMNEVLANRASELLEGERGNNRLVHPNDDVNKSQSSNDVFPTAMHVAAVVAINEHLIPELKALHATLASKAEEFKDIVKIGRTHLQDATPLTLGQEISGWAAMLQHNLKHIENSVPHICELALGGTAVGTGLNTHPEYAVRVAAELAKLTGQPFVTSPNKFEALATCDALVHGHGALKGLAASLMKIANDVRWLASGPRCGIGELSIPENEPGSSIMPGKVNPTQCEALTMLCCQVMGNDVAVNIGGASGNFELNVYRPMVIHNFLQSIRLLADGMKSFDEHCAVGIEPNHDRITQLLNESLMLVTALNTHIGYDKAAEIAKKAHKEGLTLKASALKLNHLTEAQFDEWVRPEEMVGSLKK, encoded by the coding sequence ATGAGCACGATGCGTAGTGAAAAAGACTCAATGGGACCAATTGATGTTCCTGCTGAACATTTGTGGGGGGCGCAAACACAACGCTCACTGGAACACTTCCGTATTTCTGAAGAAAAAATGCCACGCACGCTGATTTATGCGCTGGCGCAAACCAAGCGTGCGGCGGCCCGCGTCAACATGGATCTCTCGCTTCTATCTGCCGATCGGGGAAATGCGATTATTCAGGCAGCGGACGAGGTGTTGTCTGGCAAACATGCTGGGGAATTCCCGTTAGCAATCTGGCAGACGGGGTCTGGCACGCAAAGCAATATGAATATGAACGAGGTGTTGGCTAACCGCGCCAGTGAGCTATTGGAAGGAGAGCGAGGCAACAATCGGCTGGTTCATCCCAATGATGATGTCAATAAAAGTCAGAGTTCCAATGACGTATTTCCAACGGCGATGCATGTTGCGGCCGTGGTTGCGATCAACGAACACCTGATTCCTGAATTGAAAGCGCTGCACGCCACGCTGGCGTCGAAGGCCGAGGAATTCAAAGACATCGTCAAGATTGGTCGTACGCATTTACAGGATGCGACGCCATTGACGTTGGGGCAGGAAATCTCCGGCTGGGCCGCAATGTTGCAGCATAATCTGAAGCATATCGAAAACAGCGTGCCACATATTTGCGAGCTGGCGCTGGGCGGTACGGCGGTAGGTACTGGGTTGAACACACATCCTGAATATGCGGTGCGTGTGGCGGCGGAACTGGCGAAATTAACCGGTCAGCCGTTTGTGACCTCGCCGAATAAATTTGAAGCGCTTGCGACCTGTGATGCGCTGGTTCACGGGCACGGTGCCTTGAAGGGGCTGGCAGCATCGTTAATGAAGATTGCCAACGATGTGCGTTGGCTGGCATCTGGCCCGCGTTGTGGCATCGGCGAACTCAGTATTCCTGAAAATGAACCGGGTAGTTCCATCATGCCGGGCAAGGTCAACCCGACCCAGTGTGAAGCGCTGACAATGCTGTGTTGCCAGGTGATGGGCAATGATGTTGCTGTGAATATCGGCGGAGCTTCCGGTAATTTTGAGCTAAACGTGTACCGGCCAATGGTGATTCATAACTTCCTGCAATCGATTCGCCTGCTGGCTGATGGCATGAAGAGCTTTGATGAGCACTGTGCGGTGGGAATTGAGCCTAATCACGATCGCATTACTCAACTGCTGAACGAATCACTGATGCTGGTTACCGCGCTGAACACGCATATCGGCTATGACAAAGCGGCTGAGATTGCAAAAAAAGCACATAAAGAAGGGCTAACGCTGAAGGCGTCCGCGCTCAAACTGAACCACCTCACTGAAGCACAGTTTGATGAGTGGGTTCGACCGGAAGAGATGGTCGGT